Proteins from one Gemmatimonadaceae bacterium genomic window:
- a CDS encoding ABC transporter ATP-binding protein, whose translation MAHPAVFFGPPRDPNAPRPALRERLKALRLVPWLLRLVWETHRPYTAAMIALRLVRSAVPVANLWVAKLIIDEVIMLAQRGGPTRHLWMLVALEMGIVVVSELLARLSGLIEGLLGDLFTNRVSIRIMEHAATLDLYQFEDPQFYDHLERARQGTTGRMALLAQLLGMAQSFLTLSSLSVAIAAQAPWLLALLVVAVMPSFIGETRFAAMSYSLMFRRTPARRQLDYVRYVGASDETAKEVQLFGLAPWLIARYRALADRFYDENKSLAVQRALVGSALSLIGTLGYYGAYVIVLVRAVAGAISIGTLTFLASSFRQSRDLIQGLLMSASGIYEQTLYLKDLYDFFEMRPTVVNRPGAPAVPRPIRQGFEFQDVGFRYPGSERWAVRHLTFTLRPGERVALVGENGAGKTTLTKLLARLYDPSEGRVLLDGVDLREYDLATVRQAIGVIFQDFVRYDMRFDENVGVGEVEAVRSYLDAETTSTDEPPPGPITLAAEKSLAASLLPRLAGGYRQMLGRRFERGVDLSGGEWQKVALARAYMRDAQVLILDEPTAALDARAEYDVFVRFNQLMAGRMAVVISHRFSTVRMADRIIVLKNGEIVEQGTHVDLEANGGLYAELFHMQAAGYR comes from the coding sequence ATGGCACATCCGGCAGTGTTCTTCGGGCCGCCGCGCGATCCCAACGCGCCGCGGCCCGCGTTGCGCGAGCGGCTCAAGGCGCTGCGTCTCGTGCCGTGGCTGCTGCGACTGGTGTGGGAGACGCATCGGCCGTACACCGCGGCGATGATCGCGCTCCGCCTCGTTCGGTCGGCGGTGCCGGTGGCGAACCTGTGGGTGGCGAAGCTGATCATCGACGAAGTGATCATGCTCGCGCAGCGCGGCGGCCCGACGCGGCATTTGTGGATGCTCGTCGCGCTCGAGATGGGCATTGTCGTGGTCAGCGAGCTGCTCGCACGCCTGTCGGGACTGATCGAAGGGTTGCTGGGCGATCTGTTCACGAATCGCGTGAGCATTCGGATCATGGAGCATGCGGCCACGCTCGACCTGTATCAGTTCGAGGATCCGCAGTTCTACGACCATCTCGAGCGCGCGCGGCAGGGGACAACCGGCCGCATGGCGCTCCTGGCGCAGTTGTTGGGTATGGCGCAGAGCTTCCTCACGCTGTCGTCGTTGAGCGTGGCGATCGCGGCGCAGGCGCCGTGGTTATTGGCGCTCCTGGTGGTCGCCGTGATGCCGAGTTTCATTGGTGAGACACGATTCGCGGCGATGTCGTATTCGCTGATGTTTCGGCGTACGCCGGCGCGCCGGCAGTTGGACTATGTGCGCTACGTCGGCGCCAGCGACGAGACGGCAAAGGAGGTGCAGCTCTTCGGGCTCGCGCCGTGGCTCATCGCGCGATATCGGGCTCTCGCCGATCGCTTTTACGACGAGAATAAATCCCTGGCCGTTCAGCGGGCCCTGGTCGGCTCCGCGCTGTCGCTGATCGGCACGCTCGGCTATTACGGCGCGTACGTGATCGTGCTCGTGCGGGCCGTGGCGGGTGCGATCTCGATCGGCACGCTCACGTTTCTGGCGTCCTCGTTCCGCCAGAGCCGAGACCTGATTCAAGGTCTGTTGATGTCGGCCAGTGGTATTTATGAGCAAACGTTATATCTAAAAGACTTATACGACTTCTTTGAAATGCGGCCGACCGTCGTGAATCGCCCCGGTGCGCCAGCCGTGCCGCGGCCGATTCGTCAGGGCTTCGAGTTTCAGGACGTCGGCTTCCGGTATCCGGGGAGCGAGCGTTGGGCGGTTCGGCATCTGACGTTCACCCTGCGTCCCGGTGAACGGGTGGCTCTGGTGGGCGAGAACGGCGCCGGCAAGACGACGCTCACCAAGCTCCTTGCCCGCCTCTACGACCCGAGCGAAGGTCGCGTGCTGCTCGACGGTGTCGATTTGCGCGAGTACGACCTCGCGACCGTCCGCCAGGCGATCGGCGTCATCTTTCAGGACTTCGTGCGCTACGACATGCGCTTCGACGAGAACGTGGGCGTCGGCGAAGTCGAAGCGGTGCGCAGCTATCTCGACGCGGAGACGACGTCCACCGACGAACCGCCGCCGGGACCGATTACACTTGCCGCCGAGAAGTCGCTCGCCGCGTCGCTCTTGCCGCGTCTGGCCGGAGGCTACCGCCAGATGCTCGGCCGCCGGTTCGAGCGCGGCGTGGATTTGTCCGGCGGCGAATGGCAGAAGGTAGCGTTGGCGCGCGCCTACATGCGCGATGCACAGGTGCTCATTCTCGACGAGCCGACCGCGGCGCTCGACGCGCGCGCCGAGTATGACGTCTTCGTGCGATTCAATCAGCTGATGGCGGGCCGGATGGCCGTCGTCATCTCGCATCGCTTCTCGACGGTGCGCATGGCGGACCGCATCATCGTGCTGAAGAACGGCGAGATCGTGGAGCAGGGAACCCACGTGGATCTGGAAGCGAACGGCGGCCTGTATGCGGAGTTGTTCCACATGCAGGCCGCCGGGTATCGCTGA
- a CDS encoding fused MFS/spermidine synthase produces the protein MLRLLYAVFILSGAAGLIYESIWTRYLGLFVGHSAYAQVLVLVIFLGGMSIGALLVGRRSERLTRPLYWYAIVELVTGLIGLVFHDVFVSVTGFAYATVFPAAGLGPMQTIAKWGLAALLILPQSILLGMTFPLMSAGVVRRIPQSAGRALSMLYFANSLGAAGGVLLAGFWLVAVAGLPGTLIVAAMINIVVAGVVIVAIRSRATEGDAALPPAVAPSATNDASRPTLWRLLLIVSFGTALSSFIYEIGWIRMLALVLGSATHSFELMLSAFILGLALGAFWVRRRADAGGNSLRLLGMVQLAMGSLAIATLPVYLHSFYWMVDLIAAFAKTPQGYTFFSIARYALCLSVMLPATFCAGMTLPLITRLLVGVGVGERAIGQVYGVNTFGSIVGAGLAGLVLMPLLGLKWLLVAGASIDLALGVVLLATEWRGMMRTARATWMPRIALAGAAALALVAIAVRADFDPTMLTSGVYRYGGVQAPHSRTILFYKDGRTATVSVRRIPETGGYTLGTNGKPDGSLGPEWLDTTRTYPIGPFTHDAPTQLFVPLVALAHAPRARTAAVIGFGTGMTTHALLGSPALTQVVTIEIEPEMIHASREFYRANHRAYDDPRSTFAIDDARAYFAASGRKFDLIVSEPSNPWVSGVSGLFTTEFYGRISTYLAKGGVFAQWLHLYEIDDGLVLGVLTALSQHFPTYSIFQISGRDILIVATTEKQLPAPDWSIFKFPMVQEDLRHVWPITPLTMETLRMADEHSLAPLVREAGDANSDFYPTLDLNAERARFMESQATGFAGLPAGRVNIAAMVDRRRIGLGDSYAVVDGVPRLQAMAIAAAMRNRDPRAGPLASAAASRLQAFDEAMAAGQVPLDWRAWTASFEQVEAAVHGGMAGVADSAFYARTRAFLARTNAPPPPRAAVDFLHGLAVWDFAESARAADVLMPAAANGDLWLNPDDLRDGVVISELRVGNRRAAADAFKLLMRSSSRSITDLRTRLLYSYIADTSASTVAQR, from the coding sequence ATGCTGAGACTTCTCTACGCCGTCTTCATCCTGTCGGGCGCGGCGGGGCTGATCTACGAATCGATCTGGACCCGCTACCTCGGCCTGTTTGTTGGGCACAGCGCGTACGCGCAGGTCCTGGTGCTCGTCATCTTCCTTGGCGGCATGTCGATCGGTGCGTTGCTCGTTGGACGCCGCAGCGAGCGGCTGACGCGGCCGCTCTACTGGTACGCGATCGTCGAGCTGGTCACGGGCCTCATCGGTCTCGTTTTTCACGACGTCTTCGTCTCCGTGACCGGCTTTGCGTATGCGACCGTGTTTCCGGCCGCGGGACTGGGGCCGATGCAGACGATCGCCAAATGGGGTCTCGCAGCGCTGCTGATTCTGCCGCAATCGATTCTGCTCGGCATGACGTTCCCGCTCATGAGCGCGGGCGTCGTGCGTCGCATTCCGCAATCGGCCGGACGCGCGCTGTCGATGTTATACTTTGCTAATAGTCTCGGCGCCGCGGGTGGCGTGCTGCTCGCGGGGTTCTGGTTGGTCGCCGTCGCCGGGTTGCCCGGAACGCTGATCGTCGCCGCGATGATCAACATCGTGGTCGCCGGTGTCGTGATCGTCGCGATTCGCTCGCGCGCGACGGAAGGCGACGCGGCGCTGCCGCCCGCGGTGGCGCCGAGCGCGACGAACGATGCGTCGCGGCCCACGCTCTGGCGCCTGCTGCTCATCGTCAGTTTTGGCACGGCGCTCTCGAGCTTCATCTATGAGATCGGCTGGATACGCATGCTGGCGCTCGTGCTGGGAAGCGCGACGCATTCGTTCGAACTGATGCTGTCGGCGTTCATTCTCGGGCTCGCGCTCGGCGCCTTCTGGGTGCGTCGCCGCGCGGACGCGGGAGGAAATTCGCTCCGTCTGCTCGGCATGGTGCAACTGGCGATGGGGTCGCTCGCGATCGCGACGCTGCCGGTGTATCTGCACTCGTTCTATTGGATGGTGGATCTCATCGCCGCGTTCGCGAAGACGCCGCAGGGATACACGTTCTTCAGCATCGCGCGGTACGCGCTGTGTCTGTCGGTCATGCTGCCGGCAACGTTCTGCGCGGGCATGACGCTGCCGCTCATCACGCGCTTGCTCGTTGGTGTCGGCGTGGGCGAGCGCGCGATCGGCCAGGTGTATGGTGTGAACACGTTCGGCTCCATCGTCGGCGCGGGCCTCGCGGGATTGGTGCTGATGCCGCTGCTCGGCCTCAAGTGGCTGCTGGTCGCCGGCGCGTCGATCGATCTCGCGCTCGGCGTGGTGCTGCTGGCTACCGAGTGGCGCGGGATGATGCGCACCGCGCGCGCGACGTGGATGCCGAGGATCGCGCTGGCGGGTGCGGCCGCGCTCGCGCTCGTCGCGATCGCGGTGCGCGCGGACTTCGATCCGACGATGTTGACGAGCGGCGTGTACCGCTACGGCGGCGTGCAGGCGCCGCACTCGCGCACGATTCTCTTCTACAAGGACGGACGCACGGCGACGGTGAGCGTACGCCGCATTCCCGAGACGGGCGGCTACACGCTCGGCACGAATGGAAAACCGGACGGCTCGCTGGGGCCCGAGTGGCTCGACACGACGCGAACATATCCGATCGGTCCGTTCACGCACGATGCGCCGACGCAGCTGTTCGTTCCGCTGGTTGCGCTGGCGCACGCACCGCGGGCACGCACCGCCGCGGTGATCGGCTTCGGCACGGGGATGACGACGCACGCGCTGCTTGGCAGTCCCGCGCTCACGCAGGTCGTAACGATCGAGATCGAGCCCGAGATGATTCACGCTTCGCGCGAGTTCTATCGCGCGAATCACCGCGCGTACGACGATCCGCGTTCGACGTTCGCGATCGATGACGCGCGCGCCTATTTCGCGGCGAGCGGCCGCAAGTTCGATCTCATCGTCTCCGAGCCGTCCAACCCGTGGGTGTCCGGCGTATCCGGGCTGTTCACCACGGAGTTTTACGGCCGCATCAGCACGTACCTCGCGAAGGGCGGCGTGTTCGCGCAGTGGCTGCACCTCTACGAGATCGACGACGGCTTGGTGCTCGGCGTGCTCACGGCGCTATCGCAGCACTTCCCGACCTATTCGATTTTTCAGATCTCGGGCCGCGACATCCTGATTGTGGCGACGACTGAAAAGCAGCTGCCGGCGCCCGATTGGTCGATCTTCAAATTTCCGATGGTGCAGGAGGATCTTCGTCACGTGTGGCCGATCACGCCGCTGACGATGGAGACACTGCGCATGGCCGACGAACACTCGCTCGCCCCACTCGTGCGCGAGGCCGGCGACGCGAACTCGGATTTCTATCCGACGCTCGATCTCAATGCCGAGCGCGCGCGGTTCATGGAGAGTCAGGCGACGGGGTTCGCCGGATTGCCGGCGGGCCGAGTCAACATCGCGGCGATGGTGGACCGCCGGCGCATCGGTCTCGGCGACTCGTACGCCGTGGTGGATGGCGTGCCGCGCCTCCAGGCGATGGCGATCGCGGCGGCCATGCGCAATCGAGATCCGCGTGCGGGCCCACTCGCGTCGGCCGCGGCATCGCGACTGCAAGCGTTCGACGAGGCCATGGCCGCCGGCCAGGTGCCGCTCGACTGGCGTGCGTGGACAGCCTCCTTCGAGCAAGTCGAAGCGGCCGTGCACGGCGGAATGGCGGGTGTCGCAGATTCGGCGTTCTACGCTCGGACGCGGGCCTTTCTCGCGCGCACCAACGCACCGCCGCCCCCGCGCGCCGCGGTCGATTTCCTCCACGGACTGGCGGTGTGGGACTTCGCGGAGTCGGCGCGCGCCGCTGATGTCTTGATGCCCGCCGCCGCGAACGGCGATCTCTGGCTCAATCCCGACGATCTGCGTGACGGGGTCGTGATCTCGGAGTTGCGCGTCGGCAATCGCCGCGCGGCGGCCGACGCGTTCAAGCTGTTGATGCGGAGCTCGTCGCGAAGCATTACGGACTTGCGAACGCGGCTGCTCTATTCGTACATCGCCGATACCAGCGCGTCGACGGTGGCGCAGCGGTAG
- the gltX gene encoding glutamate--tRNA ligase: MTHRLRFAPSPTGYLHVGGARTALFNWLYVKHYGGQFLLRIEDTDRARSTEASTRAIFDGMEWLGLLWDEEVVYQGANLARHQADAKRLLDERKAYRCFCTPQELDEQRKAAEARGDAFRYDGRCDRLAADDVERRVAAGTPFVIRFRMPGGVTSWTDLVKGKITFANADIGEGDFIILRSDGTPIYNLAVVSDDIAMRITLVMRGDDHVSNTPKQILLYEALGAALPEFAHLPNIHGSDGKKLSKRRGAVAVSDYQNMGILPQAMLNFIALLGWSPGNDIEVMTVRQMIDLFSTEHLSKNAAVFDMQKLEWMNGQHLAMMPASELRPLFLRELGDSDLGEQARLLDERDLDALIDVLKVRSRTLHDMVRQSAPFLSVSITYEPEAAAKAWKDRDASADVLRAAAATLESLDDWSAPSLEGALRSLAESRGLAVGKLFGPLRVALTGLSASPGIFDVLTLLGRTRSLERIQTAVRYITGNA; the protein is encoded by the coding sequence ATGACGCACCGACTGCGCTTCGCACCGTCGCCGACCGGCTACCTCCACGTCGGCGGCGCTCGAACGGCCCTCTTCAACTGGCTGTACGTCAAGCACTATGGCGGCCAGTTCTTGCTGCGCATCGAGGATACGGACCGGGCCCGAAGCACCGAAGCAAGCACCCGCGCCATCTTCGACGGCATGGAGTGGCTCGGCCTCTTGTGGGACGAAGAGGTCGTATACCAGGGCGCGAACCTCGCGCGTCACCAGGCCGATGCGAAGCGCCTCCTGGACGAGCGGAAAGCGTATCGGTGCTTCTGCACTCCGCAGGAGCTCGACGAGCAGCGCAAAGCGGCTGAGGCACGCGGCGATGCGTTCCGCTACGACGGACGATGCGATCGCCTGGCTGCCGACGACGTCGAGCGCCGCGTCGCCGCGGGAACGCCGTTCGTCATTCGGTTTCGCATGCCAGGCGGCGTCACGTCGTGGACGGATCTCGTGAAGGGCAAGATCACGTTCGCGAACGCCGACATCGGCGAAGGGGATTTCATCATCCTTCGCTCGGACGGGACGCCGATTTACAATCTTGCAGTGGTATCGGACGACATCGCCATGCGCATCACGCTCGTGATGCGCGGCGACGATCATGTGTCCAACACGCCCAAGCAAATCCTGCTTTACGAAGCCCTCGGGGCGGCGCTGCCGGAATTCGCGCACCTGCCGAACATTCACGGATCCGATGGCAAGAAGCTGAGCAAGCGCCGCGGCGCCGTCGCGGTGAGCGACTATCAGAACATGGGCATTCTGCCGCAGGCGATGCTCAACTTCATCGCGCTGCTCGGATGGTCGCCCGGCAATGACATCGAGGTCATGACGGTGCGGCAGATGATCGATCTGTTCAGCACCGAGCACCTGTCGAAGAACGCCGCCGTGTTCGACATGCAGAAGCTGGAGTGGATGAACGGGCAGCATCTCGCGATGATGCCCGCGTCCGAGCTGCGCCCCTTGTTTCTCCGGGAGCTCGGCGACTCGGATCTCGGGGAACAGGCTCGGTTATTGGACGAAAGGGATCTGGACGCGCTCATCGATGTGTTGAAGGTTCGATCGCGCACGTTGCACGACATGGTTCGGCAGTCCGCACCCTTTCTCAGCGTATCGATCACGTACGAGCCGGAGGCAGCCGCGAAGGCGTGGAAGGACCGGGACGCGAGCGCGGACGTGTTGCGGGCGGCGGCTGCGACGTTGGAATCGCTGGATGATTGGTCGGCCCCGAGCCTGGAAGGCGCCCTGCGATCCCTGGCTGAATCGCGCGGACTCGCCGTGGGAAAACTGTTCGGCCCGCTCCGGGTCGCTCTGACGGGCTTGAGCGCCAGTCCCGGCATCTTCGACGTATTGACGTTGCTCGGTCGAACACGCTCTTTGGAACGGATTCAGACCGCGGTGCGTTACATCACTGGAAACGCTTGA
- the lexA gene encoding transcriptional repressor LexA, which yields MAEPLTQLERKVYHYMIDFLAENTYQPSIREIARKFRIKSTKTVSDLLHSLENKGFIERDESRSRGVRLIGFAAAGATQPIPYYGKIHAGEPTLMPENRKGFITVDRRFLPGDDVYFLKVKGDSMVGRGILEGDFVMVSPRAIPKDGDIIAARLGDDATIKTLRHQGSAVVLEPADDGERSIEVGPHDDYAALGVVCGVFRPFWEQEPPPSMPAEDATPVS from the coding sequence ATGGCGGAGCCACTCACGCAGCTGGAACGGAAAGTCTATCACTACATGATAGACTTTCTGGCTGAGAACACCTATCAGCCAAGCATCCGCGAGATCGCGCGGAAATTCCGGATCAAGTCGACCAAGACCGTCTCGGACCTGCTCCATTCCCTCGAGAACAAGGGATTCATCGAGCGCGACGAGTCGCGTTCGCGCGGAGTGCGTCTGATCGGCTTCGCGGCGGCCGGAGCGACACAGCCGATTCCGTATTACGGGAAGATTCACGCCGGCGAGCCGACGCTCATGCCGGAGAATCGGAAGGGATTCATCACGGTCGACCGGCGTTTCCTGCCGGGCGACGACGTGTACTTCCTCAAGGTGAAGGGCGACAGCATGGTCGGCCGCGGCATTCTCGAGGGCGACTTCGTGATGGTGAGCCCGCGCGCCATTCCGAAGGACGGCGACATCATCGCGGCGCGCCTGGGCGACGACGCGACGATCAAGACGCTGCGCCACCAGGGCTCGGCGGTCGTGCTCGAGCCCGCGGACGACGGCGAGCGGTCGATCGAAGTCGGGCCGCACGACGACTACGCGGCGCTCGGCGTGGTGTGCGGCGTCTTCCGTCCGTTCTGGGAGCAGGAGCCGCCGCCGTCGATGCCGGCCGAGGACGCGACGCCCGTTTCCTGA
- a CDS encoding aminotransferase class I/II-fold pyridoxal phosphate-dependent enzyme: MPKLAGRFQTLPEYPLATIPQKKRELLARGVDVIDLGAGDADLAPPPKAIAALAKASETPAMQRYGFGMGLVAYREAVSAWMQKRFGLSFNPMTEIVPLIGSKEGISHLALAYLEPGTTAIIPEPGYNAYQGGTMLASGTPYRYALRPRTNFLIDLDEIPADVLRSTRVLYLNYPNNPTAAIAPRDYLERIVRQCRERDILLVFDNAYSELAFDGYVPPSIFEIDGARDVAIEFHSLSKTYNMTGWRCGWAAAAPEITSVLTKVKSFTDTGQFMAVQAAGVAAIESYDEFLPGNLATFQARRDAAVQAFRAAGFDCETPRATMYLWIPLPEGIASAAFADRLLDEEGVVVMPGSGFGAGGEGFFRISFITSPERIAEAARRAGRILAAMTGVTGVTGHEPAAAGAAV; this comes from the coding sequence GTGCCGAAGCTCGCCGGTCGTTTTCAGACGTTGCCCGAGTATCCGTTGGCGACGATACCGCAGAAGAAGCGCGAGCTCCTCGCGCGCGGCGTCGACGTCATCGACCTGGGCGCGGGCGATGCGGACCTGGCACCGCCGCCCAAGGCGATCGCGGCGCTGGCCAAGGCGTCGGAAACGCCGGCGATGCAACGTTACGGCTTCGGAATGGGCCTCGTGGCCTATCGCGAGGCCGTGTCCGCGTGGATGCAGAAGCGCTTCGGGCTCTCCTTCAATCCGATGACCGAGATCGTGCCGCTCATCGGCTCGAAAGAAGGCATCTCGCACCTGGCGCTCGCGTATCTCGAGCCGGGGACGACGGCCATCATCCCCGAGCCCGGGTACAACGCCTATCAGGGCGGAACGATGCTCGCGAGCGGCACGCCGTATCGCTACGCGTTGCGGCCGCGCACGAACTTCCTGATCGATCTCGACGAGATCCCGGCCGACGTCCTGCGCTCGACGAGAGTTCTTTATTTAAATTATCCGAATAATCCGACGGCGGCGATCGCCCCGCGGGACTATCTCGAGCGGATCGTGCGGCAGTGCCGCGAGCGGGACATTCTGCTCGTGTTCGACAACGCGTACTCCGAGCTCGCGTTCGACGGCTATGTGCCCCCGTCGATCTTCGAGATCGACGGCGCGCGCGACGTCGCGATCGAGTTCCATTCGCTGTCCAAGACGTACAATATGACCGGCTGGCGCTGCGGCTGGGCCGCCGCCGCGCCGGAGATCACGTCGGTGCTGACCAAGGTCAAGTCGTTCACCGACACCGGCCAATTCATGGCGGTGCAAGCGGCGGGCGTCGCGGCCATCGAGAGCTACGACGAATTTCTGCCGGGCAATCTCGCCACGTTCCAGGCGCGGCGTGACGCCGCCGTCCAGGCGTTCCGCGCCGCGGGCTTCGACTGTGAAACGCCGCGCGCCACGATGTATCTGTGGATTCCGCTGCCCGAGGGAATCGCCAGCGCGGCGTTCGCCGATCGCCTGCTCGACGAGGAAGGGGTGGTCGTCATGCCGGGATCGGGCTTCGGCGCGGGCGGGGAAGGATTCTTCCGCATCTCGTTCATCACGTCGCCGGAGCGCATCGCCGAAGCGGCGCGGCGCGCCGGGCGGATACTCGCGGCCATGACCGGTGTAACGGGCGTGACCGGCCACGAGCCTGCCGCCGCCGGAGCCGCCGTCTGA
- a CDS encoding fumarylacetoacetate hydrolase family protein: MANRPGKIVCVGRNYVDHAKELGNDVPKEPLIFLKPPSSVIGNGDSIVLPPESQQIEYEGEIAVIIGKRLRRVNSEDARGAIQSVVAVNDVTARDLQRAESQWTRAKGFDTFCPIGEPAAPPADFRDLEVVTRVNGVERQRGKASDMVFSIPDVLAYISNVMTLEPGDLVCTGTPAGVGKLSPGDEVEVEIVGVSRVKNPVAKDA, encoded by the coding sequence ATGGCTAATCGTCCGGGCAAGATCGTCTGTGTCGGCCGCAACTACGTCGACCACGCCAAGGAACTGGGCAATGATGTTCCGAAAGAGCCACTAATTTTTCTCAAGCCGCCCTCGAGCGTGATCGGGAACGGCGATTCCATCGTGTTGCCGCCTGAATCACAGCAGATCGAATACGAGGGCGAGATCGCGGTGATCATCGGAAAGCGTCTGCGGCGCGTAAACTCTGAGGACGCGCGCGGGGCCATACAGAGCGTCGTGGCCGTCAACGACGTGACCGCACGCGATCTTCAGCGCGCCGAGTCGCAGTGGACGCGGGCCAAGGGGTTTGACACCTTTTGTCCCATCGGGGAACCGGCGGCTCCCCCCGCAGATTTTCGTGACCTGGAAGTGGTGACACGCGTGAACGGTGTGGAACGTCAGCGAGGCAAGGCATCGGACATGGTCTTCTCCATTCCGGACGTGCTCGCCTACATCTCGAACGTGATGACACTCGAGCCGGGCGATCTCGTCTGCACGGGTACGCCGGCCGGCGTGGGGAAACTCTCGCCGGGGGACGAGGTAGAAGTTGAGATCGTCGGCGTGAGCCGTGTGAAGAACCCAGTCGCCAAGGACGCGTAG